One Hydrogenophaga crassostreae genomic region harbors:
- a CDS encoding molybdate ABC transporter substrate-binding protein: MPKIKMLSGGALQGLVAQLHDSFLSETGCEVEYVFDAVGTIEDGFTDGEAADLVALTDAQITQLEQDGHVVAGSARILGVVKTGVAVRKGDQVPDIGSTDAFEAALLAAEGIYIPDPKLSTAGAHILRVLRKLGIDEDELKTRLHTFPNSEDALAALAKGKGKGLLGCIQTTEIRFAPDVVVAGLLPGKLGLSTIYSVAVTTSSKKPELATQFISKLIGADAAPLRVEIGFEA; this comes from the coding sequence ATGCCAAAAATAAAAATGCTCAGCGGCGGTGCCCTTCAGGGGTTGGTCGCCCAACTCCACGACTCGTTCCTCTCAGAGACAGGCTGCGAGGTCGAATACGTGTTCGACGCTGTGGGGACAATCGAAGACGGTTTTACCGACGGCGAAGCGGCCGACCTGGTTGCATTGACCGATGCGCAAATCACGCAGCTGGAGCAAGACGGCCACGTGGTCGCAGGCAGTGCCCGCATTCTGGGCGTGGTCAAAACCGGGGTTGCCGTGCGCAAGGGAGACCAGGTACCCGATATCGGATCCACCGATGCTTTTGAGGCAGCCTTGCTGGCTGCGGAAGGCATCTACATCCCCGATCCCAAACTGTCCACCGCTGGCGCCCACATCCTTCGGGTGCTCAGAAAGCTGGGCATAGACGAAGACGAGCTAAAGACGCGGCTGCACACCTTCCCCAACAGCGAAGACGCGTTGGCCGCGCTGGCCAAAGGCAAAGGCAAAGGCTTGCTGGGCTGCATCCAGACCACCGAAATCCGTTTTGCGCCAGATGTGGTCGTCGCAGGTCTTCTGCCAGGCAAGCTGGGCCTCTCAACCATCTACAGCGTGGCCGTGACCACAAGCTCGAAGAAGCCCGAGCTGGCAACGCAATTCATCAGCAAGCTGATCGGCGCCGACGCTGCACCGCTGCGCGTGGAGATTGGCTTCGAAGCTTGA
- a CDS encoding plasmid replication/partition related protein, producing MNITVSPELKAYIDPLTLDEHAALERSLLAEGCRDALVLWGDVLVDGHNRYGICQKHGLPFQTVQNTRFQSMEDVYLWMIDQHLGRRSVSDFQRGVLALRKREILAERRGQAASAESSELPDGEATQSLPADQSAAKPLHSREDIAKAARLSSSQVVQIEKIQKQAAPELVEALKAGAVSLNAAAAVASLPEEEQRAAVIAGKDELKQAAKRVREARRRPAEASAGTEDTAEGPDGARSASVDELSSLRGQVAALQAENASLREQVAALRERLGEPAARSTG from the coding sequence ATGAATATCACCGTCAGCCCCGAGCTGAAAGCCTATATTGATCCCTTGACGCTCGACGAGCACGCTGCGTTGGAGCGCAGTCTGCTGGCCGAGGGCTGCCGCGATGCGCTGGTGTTGTGGGGCGACGTTCTGGTGGATGGGCACAACCGCTATGGCATTTGCCAGAAACATGGCTTGCCCTTTCAGACGGTGCAAAACACCCGCTTTCAGTCGATGGAAGATGTGTATCTCTGGATGATCGACCAGCACCTTGGGCGCCGCAGTGTGTCTGACTTTCAGCGCGGTGTATTGGCCTTGCGCAAACGCGAGATCCTGGCCGAGCGACGAGGACAGGCTGCATCGGCCGAGTCTTCGGAGTTGCCGGATGGCGAGGCAACGCAATCGCTGCCTGCTGACCAGTCCGCTGCCAAGCCTTTGCACAGCCGGGAAGACATCGCCAAGGCCGCGCGTCTGAGCAGCAGCCAGGTGGTGCAGATCGAGAAGATTCAGAAGCAGGCAGCCCCGGAGCTGGTGGAGGCCTTGAAAGCGGGGGCGGTGTCGCTCAATGCGGCGGCTGCGGTGGCTTCGTTGCCAGAGGAAGAGCAGAGGGCTGCGGTTATCGCGGGAAAAGACGAACTCAAGCAGGCGGCCAAGCGGGTGCGTGAGGCGCGGCGTCGACCCGCCGAAGCATCAGCGGGAACGGAGGATACCGCCGAGGGACCAGATGGCGCCAGATCCGCCTCGGTCGACGAGCTCTCATCGTTGCGAGGTCAGGTGGCTGCCTTGCAGGCGGAAAACGCTTCGTTGCGTGAGCAGGTGGCTGCGTTGCGCGAACGCTTGGGAGAACCGGCTGCCCGAAGCACGGGCTGA
- a CDS encoding DUF4148 domain-containing protein has product MKTTRIALIALSLTAAAAGSTAAFASDMNGKTRAQVHAELLQAQRDGTLIANNMNGATFRDLNPGQYPARQAATSMTRAQVQAELAEARSNGTLIANNMNGATYRDLHPGLYPAKQAKTTVTRAQVQAELAEARRNGTLIANNMSGATYRDLYPGNFPAKRDNEASLLGLGEISTTTRLN; this is encoded by the coding sequence ATGAAAACCACACGCATCGCCCTCATCGCCCTCTCCCTCACCGCAGCCGCGGCCGGCAGCACCGCAGCCTTCGCCTCCGACATGAACGGCAAGACCCGCGCCCAGGTGCATGCCGAGTTGCTGCAAGCCCAACGCGATGGCACCCTGATCGCCAACAACATGAACGGCGCAACCTTCCGCGATCTGAATCCCGGCCAATACCCTGCCAGGCAAGCGGCCACCAGCATGACCCGCGCCCAGGTTCAGGCTGAACTGGCAGAAGCCCGCAGCAACGGCACTTTGATTGCCAACAACATGAACGGAGCCACCTACCGCGACCTGCACCCCGGCCTTTACCCCGCCAAGCAAGCCAAAACAACCGTGACCCGTGCCCAAGTGCAAGCCGAATTGGCAGAGGCGCGCCGCAATGGCACCTTGATTGCCAACAACATGAGCGGAGCCACTTACCGCGATCTGTACCCCGGCAACTTCCCAGCCAAGCGTGACAACGAGGCATCGCTGCTGGGTTTGGGTGAGATTTCAACCACCACGCGCTTGAACTGA
- a CDS encoding DUF4148 domain-containing protein produces MKNARIAMLALSMTAAATGSALASDTTAKTREQVRAEFFEAQQEGTLIANSETGTTFRQMYPGRYPAATASNTTRAQVRAELVEAHQQGTQIANARSGATYRDLYPNQYPTDMASTVTREQVRAELIQAQRNGTLIANGQSGATYRDLFPSRYPTMNDAGAAMLGLAPLPNATRMN; encoded by the coding sequence ATGAAAAACGCCCGCATCGCCATGCTGGCTCTCTCCATGACCGCCGCAGCCACTGGCTCAGCCCTCGCAAGCGACACGACCGCCAAAACCCGCGAACAGGTGCGGGCTGAGTTCTTTGAAGCGCAACAAGAAGGCACCCTCATCGCCAACAGCGAAACAGGGACGACCTTCCGCCAGATGTACCCCGGTCGCTACCCTGCAGCCACCGCTTCGAACACCACCCGGGCCCAGGTCCGGGCCGAACTGGTTGAAGCGCACCAGCAAGGCACGCAGATCGCCAACGCCCGATCAGGAGCCACCTACCGAGACCTGTACCCGAACCAATACCCAACGGACATGGCATCGACGGTCACCCGCGAGCAAGTGCGCGCAGAGTTGATCCAGGCACAGCGAAACGGCACCTTGATCGCCAACGGTCAATCGGGCGCCACCTACCGTGACCTCTTCCCCAGCCGCTACCCCACGATGAACGATGCAGGCGCGGCCATGCTCGGCCTGGCACCCCTGCCAAACGCAACGCGAATGAACTGA
- a CDS encoding YccF domain-containing protein, translating into MTAIGNFLWFILGGVLMGLGWWLVGALAFLTIVGAPWGRACFVIGKFAFFPFGQEAISRKELTRQGDIGTSPFGTVGNIIWFVFAGVWLAIGHVISAVTLALTIIGIPFALQHLKLAGIALAPIGQTIVSKEVAQASRAHNAQDRVAAGRAIR; encoded by the coding sequence ATGACCGCCATCGGCAATTTTTTGTGGTTCATTCTCGGCGGCGTCCTCATGGGGCTGGGCTGGTGGCTGGTTGGCGCGCTGGCCTTCCTCACCATCGTCGGCGCGCCCTGGGGCCGCGCCTGTTTCGTGATCGGCAAATTCGCGTTCTTCCCCTTTGGCCAGGAAGCCATCAGCCGCAAGGAACTGACCCGGCAAGGCGACATCGGCACCAGCCCCTTCGGCACCGTCGGCAACATCATCTGGTTTGTCTTTGCGGGCGTCTGGCTGGCGATAGGCCACGTGATTTCGGCGGTCACGCTCGCACTGACCATCATCGGCATTCCTTTTGCCCTGCAACACCTGAAGCTCGCCGGCATCGCCCTGGCCCCGATCGGCCAGACCATTGTGTCAAAAGAGGTGGCCCAAGCCTCGCGCGCGCACAACGCGCAAGACCGCGTTGCTGCCGGCCGGGCAATCCGCTGA
- a CDS encoding anti-sigma factor has translation MSLDTLQQLAADYVLGTLSAAQRARVQARLPTDTALREAVQAWEDRLAPIAELAEPVEPAANLWQRIERSLPPEPVPVVRPQVPKPAWWAGWWSSLAFWRFAAGASFAAAAVMAVAPLAGLVSPVQPKYMVVLVAPNATAPGWVIQASTDKRLKLVPLVQTAVPEQRALQFWTKADGWNAPVSLGLVKPGQPLDVSLEQLPAIQANQLFEITLEPETGSPTGRPTGPVLYIGRSVKMI, from the coding sequence ATGAGCCTCGACACCCTGCAACAACTCGCCGCCGACTACGTGCTCGGCACGCTTTCGGCCGCCCAGCGCGCCCGGGTACAAGCCCGCCTGCCGACCGACACCGCCCTGCGCGAAGCCGTTCAAGCATGGGAAGACCGGCTGGCTCCGATCGCCGAGCTGGCCGAACCTGTTGAGCCCGCGGCCAACCTCTGGCAACGCATCGAGCGGTCCCTGCCGCCGGAGCCGGTCCCGGTCGTGAGGCCCCAGGTGCCCAAGCCCGCCTGGTGGGCCGGTTGGTGGAGCAGCCTGGCGTTCTGGCGCTTTGCTGCCGGCGCCAGCTTTGCCGCCGCAGCGGTCATGGCCGTCGCGCCGTTGGCCGGTCTCGTGAGCCCGGTGCAGCCGAAATACATGGTCGTGCTGGTCGCGCCCAACGCCACCGCGCCCGGCTGGGTCATCCAGGCCAGCACCGACAAACGCCTCAAACTCGTGCCCCTGGTGCAAACCGCGGTGCCCGAGCAGCGCGCCCTGCAGTTCTGGACCAAGGCAGACGGCTGGAACGCGCCCGTGTCATTGGGCCTGGTCAAGCCCGGCCAACCTCTGGATGTATCGCTGGAGCAATTGCCCGCAATCCAGGCCAACCAGCTCTTCGAGATCACCCTGGAGCCCGAGACCGGCTCGCCCACCGGTCGTCCTACCGGTCCGGTGCTCTACATCGGCCGTTCGGTCAAAATGATTTGA
- a CDS encoding sigma-70 family RNA polymerase sigma factor, which yields MFTLFLTGVARPSQLSSQPLQPFDHNALLQACAQGQRSALQQLYERECRFLMGVALRIVRDNAAAEDVLQDAFVNIWNKAASFDPLRGEGRGWMCSIVRHGALDAVRSSARTVSVEEETMDALLEAGDPPESADMLDAFERRSTLGRLDDCMSRLDVAKRNCVLFAYIDGCTHAEIAERLNAPLGSVKAWIRRGVASLKECMA from the coding sequence ATGTTCACTCTGTTCCTGACCGGGGTTGCGCGCCCTTCGCAATTGTCTTCACAACCGCTCCAACCTTTCGATCACAACGCCTTGCTCCAAGCCTGCGCACAAGGCCAGCGCAGTGCTTTGCAGCAGCTGTATGAACGCGAATGCCGCTTTCTGATGGGCGTGGCATTGCGCATTGTGCGCGACAACGCCGCGGCTGAAGACGTCTTGCAGGACGCGTTCGTCAACATCTGGAACAAAGCCGCCAGCTTCGACCCGCTTCGCGGCGAAGGCCGGGGCTGGATGTGCAGCATCGTGCGCCATGGCGCGCTGGATGCCGTCCGCTCGAGCGCCCGCACCGTGTCGGTCGAAGAAGAAACCATGGACGCCCTGCTCGAAGCGGGCGACCCGCCCGAAAGCGCCGACATGCTCGATGCCTTTGAACGCCGCTCCACCCTGGGCCGCCTGGACGACTGCATGAGCCGCCTCGATGTGGCCAAGCGCAACTGCGTGCTGTTCGCCTACATCGATGGCTGCACCCACGCCGAGATCGCCGAGCGGCTCAACGCCCCGCTGGGCTCGGTCAAGGCCTGGATACGCCGCGGCGTGGCCTCGCTCAAGGAGTGCATGGCATGA
- a CDS encoding DUF3455 domain-containing protein: MFFKSALTAAAASVTLMACAAGSGNTKVFSQDKLPEAVKVPAGHKVAMETVGVGEITYQCRADKDMADKYAWVFAGPDAKLLDRSGKQVGKYYGPPATWEAMDGSKFDGKQLAVAPGGDGNIPFQLVQANPAMGAGAMTGVTYVQRSATKGGVAPKSDCGAANVDAKLIVNYQADYVFYKAS, encoded by the coding sequence ATGTTCTTCAAATCTGCTTTGACCGCTGCCGCCGCTTCCGTCACCCTCATGGCCTGCGCCGCCGGATCCGGCAACACCAAGGTGTTTTCACAAGACAAACTGCCTGAAGCGGTCAAAGTACCGGCCGGCCACAAGGTCGCCATGGAAACCGTGGGCGTGGGTGAAATCACCTACCAGTGTCGCGCCGACAAGGACATGGCCGACAAATACGCGTGGGTCTTCGCCGGCCCGGATGCCAAGCTGCTCGACCGCAGCGGCAAGCAAGTCGGCAAGTACTACGGCCCTCCAGCAACCTGGGAAGCCATGGATGGCTCTAAATTTGACGGCAAGCAACTCGCCGTGGCACCCGGCGGCGATGGCAACATCCCGTTCCAGCTGGTGCAAGCCAACCCGGCCATGGGCGCTGGTGCCATGACCGGCGTGACCTACGTGCAACGATCGGCGACCAAAGGCGGCGTGGCGCCCAAGTCCGACTGCGGCGCGGCCAACGTCGATGCCAAGCTCATCGTGAACTACCAGGCCGACTACGTCTTCTACAAAGCGTCCTAA
- a CDS encoding EVE domain-containing protein, whose product MTHPSTARHHWLMKSEPGECSIDDALQAPGATVAWTGVRNYQARNFMRDAMQVGDGVLFYHSSCPEPGIAGIARVASDTRPDPTQFDPSSPYFDPKSPADKPRWLLRDVQALKKTRLIGLPEMRATPELTDMVVLQRGSRLSITPVSEAHWRFITEKMAGR is encoded by the coding sequence ATGACCCACCCCTCCACCGCCAGACACCATTGGCTGATGAAGTCAGAGCCCGGGGAATGCTCGATAGACGATGCGCTCCAGGCACCAGGCGCTACTGTGGCGTGGACCGGTGTGCGCAACTACCAGGCACGCAACTTCATGCGCGATGCGATGCAGGTTGGCGATGGCGTTTTGTTCTACCACTCCAGTTGCCCTGAACCCGGCATCGCCGGCATCGCGCGCGTGGCGTCAGACACCCGGCCCGACCCGACCCAGTTCGACCCGTCTTCTCCTTACTTCGATCCCAAGTCACCGGCCGACAAACCGCGCTGGCTGCTGCGGGATGTGCAAGCGCTCAAGAAAACCCGCCTCATCGGCCTGCCCGAGATGCGGGCCACCCCCGAGCTGACCGACATGGTGGTGCTGCAGCGCGGCAGCCGGCTGTCGATCACGCCGGTCAGCGAGGCCCATTGGCGCTTCATCACCGAAAAAATGGCGGGCCGCTGA
- a CDS encoding DNA internalization-related competence protein ComEC/Rec2: MGFAVVAAWLGWVMGVALQLEQAALYPAQVYGAVFAAGVVMAWLAWRWNSTAASAIGRCLLLGATGLCLAWGQTGWRSVMYAQQALAPALQGVDIELQGRVASLPQQGDDSLRFEMDVDSALQSERQVKLPGHLQLVWYQRGKGPASNGAWPLIRAGERWRLTVRLRIPHSTSNPHGFDRERWWWEQGIGAVGYVRDGPRYASAERIGAAPFYLVDHWRGLVRDRIFNRIHDPRTAGLLAALVVGDQSAIDSDDWTLFRTTGVAHLVSISGLHVTLFAWVAVLGVGFMWRRLSRWWPALALWMPAQQAAGWGGLVLAFGYAVFAGWGVPAQRTVLMLALFLGLRLMGRQWPWPLVWGAALAAVLLLDPWAWLQAGFWLSFVAVAILFAALPQKPQGDLKQAGSQPVWRSFKALWKLLREQATVTLALAPLSLLLFGQVSVVGLLANLLAIPWVTLVLTPLALVGVAVPWFWDGAALAAEGLMAWLGWLAQWPWAAVFRPVPPLWMGMAAALGALLLVMPWPRSVRFLGLVFVWPVLAWVPPRPAPGEFEVVALDVGQGSAIVVRTAGHSLLFDTGPRYGPSADAGRTIVVPVLRALGEVPDTVMVSHRDSDHAGGAASVRAAWPGARWLDSFGKDVSERCLAGQQWRWDGVLFEVLHPGPEHFDDQGTGRLSSNAMSCTLRVSNGREAAWLSGDLDAARETRLAVDRPDLRASLLVAPHHGSRTSSSPVLLNTLLPSWVLVQAGYRNRFGHPAPQILARYRVRGIRWVASPACGAATWRSQDPKEVVCHRELSRRYWHHVLPRSDEALRPGRDGGG, encoded by the coding sequence ATGGGCTTTGCTGTTGTGGCCGCTTGGCTGGGTTGGGTGATGGGCGTGGCCCTGCAACTGGAGCAGGCCGCGCTGTATCCAGCGCAGGTGTATGGCGCCGTTTTTGCCGCCGGCGTTGTGATGGCATGGCTGGCTTGGCGCTGGAACTCAACCGCCGCCAGCGCTATCGGCCGCTGCTTGCTTCTGGGGGCCACGGGTCTTTGTCTGGCATGGGGCCAAACCGGGTGGCGCTCGGTCATGTATGCGCAGCAAGCCTTGGCACCGGCACTTCAAGGGGTGGATATTGAACTTCAAGGCCGCGTGGCTTCGTTGCCGCAGCAGGGTGACGACAGTTTGCGTTTTGAGATGGACGTGGATTCAGCGCTGCAATCTGAGCGGCAAGTGAAGTTGCCCGGGCATTTGCAACTGGTTTGGTATCAACGAGGCAAGGGCCCGGCATCGAATGGCGCCTGGCCCTTGATTCGCGCAGGCGAGCGCTGGCGATTGACAGTGCGTTTACGCATCCCTCACAGCACATCAAACCCCCATGGTTTTGATCGCGAGCGCTGGTGGTGGGAGCAGGGCATCGGGGCGGTTGGTTATGTGCGTGACGGGCCTCGCTATGCGTCTGCCGAACGCATCGGCGCAGCACCTTTTTATCTTGTGGATCACTGGCGAGGGCTGGTGCGCGACCGGATCTTCAACCGCATTCATGACCCACGCACCGCTGGCCTGCTGGCGGCGCTGGTGGTGGGCGATCAAAGCGCCATAGACAGCGACGACTGGACGCTGTTTCGGACCACGGGCGTGGCCCACTTGGTGAGCATTTCGGGTTTGCATGTGACGCTGTTTGCCTGGGTGGCTGTGCTGGGCGTGGGATTTATGTGGCGCAGACTTTCGCGCTGGTGGCCTGCGCTGGCGTTGTGGATGCCGGCCCAACAGGCTGCGGGATGGGGTGGCCTGGTTCTGGCGTTCGGCTACGCGGTTTTTGCGGGCTGGGGTGTGCCTGCGCAACGAACGGTATTGATGTTGGCCTTGTTCCTGGGCCTCCGATTGATGGGGCGCCAGTGGCCCTGGCCCTTGGTATGGGGCGCGGCTCTGGCGGCGGTGTTGTTGCTGGATCCCTGGGCTTGGTTGCAGGCGGGTTTCTGGCTGAGTTTCGTGGCGGTTGCGATCCTCTTTGCGGCGTTGCCACAAAAACCGCAGGGCGATTTGAAGCAGGCAGGCTCCCAGCCCGTCTGGCGGTCGTTCAAGGCGCTGTGGAAATTGCTGCGCGAGCAAGCGACTGTGACCTTGGCCCTGGCCCCGCTTTCGTTGTTGCTGTTTGGCCAGGTGTCAGTGGTGGGCTTGTTGGCCAATTTGCTGGCCATTCCCTGGGTCACACTGGTGCTGACGCCTTTGGCTCTGGTGGGTGTGGCGGTGCCCTGGTTCTGGGATGGTGCGGCATTGGCGGCAGAAGGCTTGATGGCGTGGCTTGGATGGTTGGCGCAATGGCCGTGGGCAGCGGTGTTTCGCCCTGTGCCTCCGTTGTGGATGGGCATGGCGGCGGCGTTGGGCGCGCTGTTGCTGGTGATGCCTTGGCCTAGATCGGTGCGTTTCTTGGGTCTGGTGTTTGTTTGGCCCGTGCTGGCATGGGTGCCGCCGAGACCGGCGCCAGGCGAGTTTGAAGTGGTGGCGCTGGATGTGGGCCAAGGCAGCGCGATTGTGGTTCGCACGGCGGGTCACAGCTTGCTGTTTGACACGGGGCCCCGTTATGGCCCGAGCGCCGATGCAGGGCGCACCATTGTGGTGCCAGTATTGCGGGCCTTGGGAGAAGTGCCCGATACGGTGATGGTGAGCCACCGAGATAGCGACCACGCGGGTGGAGCGGCTTCGGTTCGGGCGGCCTGGCCGGGCGCCCGTTGGCTGGATTCGTTTGGTAAAGATGTGTCTGAGCGGTGTCTGGCTGGGCAGCAATGGCGCTGGGACGGGGTGCTGTTCGAGGTGTTGCATCCCGGACCGGAACACTTCGATGACCAAGGAACGGGTCGACTGTCCAGCAACGCCATGTCGTGCACGCTGCGGGTGAGCAACGGTCGCGAGGCCGCGTGGCTCAGTGGGGATCTTGATGCTGCCCGGGAGACGCGCCTGGCGGTGGACAGACCCGATTTGAGGGCGAGCCTGCTGGTGGCGCCGCACCATGGCAGCCGCACTTCCAGCAGCCCGGTGTTGCTCAATACATTGTTGCCAAGCTGGGTGTTGGTGCAGGCGGGTTACCGCAATCGGTTTGGCCACCCCGCTCCCCAAATTCTGGCTCGCTACCGGGTACGCGGCATTCGATGGGTGGCGTCGCCTGCCTGTGGAGCGGCAACCTGGCGGAGTCAGGACCCGAAGGAGGTGGTGTGCCACCGGGAGCTGAGCCGGCGCTATTGGCACCATGTCCTGCCACGCTCCGATGAGGCACTCAGGCCGGGGCGCGACGGGGGTGGATGA
- a CDS encoding circularly permuted type 2 ATP-grasp protein yields the protein MTKPMFDEMNASPTEVRAHYTKYAKWLAEQSPEVMADRREEAEVIFRRVGITFAVYGDKDEDASGNERLIPFDLIPRIIPSKEWKSMKAGLVQRVTALNRFIEDVYHDQEIIKAGHIPKDQVVKNAQFRPEMIGVNVMNGVYSHISGVDMVRAPNAKGVGEYYVLEDNLRVPSGVSYMLEDRKMMMRLFPELFGQNRVAPVAHYPDLLLETLRAVSPASSDEPTVVVLTPGMHNSAYFEHAFLAQQMGVELVEGLDLYTKDNFVYMRTTQGPQRVDVIYRRVDDDFLDPTVFRSNSTLGCAGLMDAYRAGNVNICNAVGTGVADDKSIYPYVPKMIEFYLGEKPILNNVPTFMGRKPDDLKYILDNLKDLVVKEVHGAGGYGMLVGPASTKAEIESFRKAVIAKPDGYIGQPTLSLSTCPTYVEKGIAPRHIDLRPFVLSGKEVQMVPGGLTRVALKAGSLVVNSSQGGGTKDTWILE from the coding sequence ATGACCAAACCAATGTTTGATGAAATGAACGCCTCGCCCACCGAGGTTCGTGCCCACTATACGAAGTACGCGAAATGGCTCGCCGAGCAGTCGCCTGAAGTCATGGCTGACCGCCGCGAAGAGGCGGAAGTGATTTTTCGGCGAGTGGGTATTACCTTTGCCGTCTATGGCGATAAAGACGAAGACGCATCCGGCAACGAACGCCTGATTCCGTTCGACCTGATCCCCCGAATCATTCCTTCCAAAGAGTGGAAAAGCATGAAGGCTGGTCTGGTCCAGCGTGTCACGGCGCTCAACCGCTTCATTGAAGATGTGTACCACGATCAGGAAATCATCAAGGCCGGGCACATACCCAAGGACCAGGTGGTGAAAAATGCACAGTTCCGCCCGGAAATGATCGGTGTGAACGTCATGAATGGCGTCTATTCCCACATCTCTGGTGTAGACATGGTGCGCGCACCCAACGCCAAAGGCGTGGGTGAGTACTACGTGCTGGAAGACAACCTGCGGGTACCCAGCGGCGTGAGTTACATGCTGGAAGACCGCAAGATGATGATGCGGCTGTTTCCGGAGCTGTTTGGACAAAACCGGGTGGCTCCCGTGGCCCACTACCCCGACCTGTTGCTGGAGACCCTGCGCGCCGTGTCTCCTGCGTCGTCTGACGAACCCACCGTTGTTGTGTTGACACCGGGCATGCACAACAGCGCCTATTTCGAGCACGCCTTTCTCGCGCAGCAAATGGGCGTGGAGCTGGTGGAAGGGCTTGACTTGTACACCAAGGACAATTTCGTCTACATGCGCACAACGCAAGGTCCACAACGGGTGGATGTGATCTACCGCCGGGTGGATGATGACTTCCTGGACCCCACGGTGTTCCGCTCCAACTCCACGCTGGGCTGTGCCGGATTGATGGACGCCTACCGCGCAGGCAACGTGAACATTTGCAACGCTGTGGGTACGGGCGTGGCCGATGACAAGTCGATCTACCCTTACGTGCCCAAAATGATCGAGTTCTATTTGGGGGAAAAACCCATTTTGAACAACGTGCCGACCTTCATGGGCCGCAAGCCGGATGACCTGAAGTACATCCTTGACAACCTGAAAGACCTGGTGGTCAAAGAGGTGCATGGTGCGGGCGGATACGGGATGCTGGTTGGACCTGCCTCGACCAAGGCCGAGATTGAGAGCTTCCGCAAGGCCGTGATTGCCAAGCCTGATGGTTACATCGGGCAGCCCACCTTGTCGCTGTCTACTTGCCCGACCTATGTCGAAAAGGGCATTGCTCCGCGTCACATCGATTTGCGACCGTTTGTCCTGTCCGGCAAAGAGGTGCAAATGGTGCCAGGTGGTTTGACACGGGTGGCGCTCAAGGCCGGTTCGCTGGTGGTGAATTCTTCGCAGGGTGGTGGCACCAAAGACACCTGGATTCTGGAATAG
- a CDS encoding alpha-E domain-containing protein, giving the protein MLSRTADHIFWMSRYTERAENTARILDVNYQTSLLPQSSVEAQKGWEGLLVISELMPAYKKKYGKEITSRNVLDFMVKDETNPSSIASCLRAARENARAVRGSLTTEYWETQNQTWLELPRLLKGNAFDRDPSQFFEWVKFRSHLSRGVAIGTMLRDELYNFYRMGTFLERADNTARLLDVKYHAAYNDKTSDAGSMDEDYDFYEWSGILRSVSAFEVYRKVYRDVITPVKVAELLVLRADMPRSLQNCINEVVNNLNVVANDLSGETLRYAGKLRADLQFARIDEILELGLHAFLTQFMDRVNGLGIRISNDFLVPASN; this is encoded by the coding sequence ATGCTTTCTCGCACCGCTGATCACATCTTCTGGATGTCGCGCTATACAGAGCGCGCTGAAAACACCGCCCGCATCCTGGATGTGAACTACCAGACATCACTGCTGCCGCAGTCCAGCGTGGAAGCGCAGAAGGGCTGGGAAGGCTTGCTCGTCATCAGCGAGCTCATGCCAGCGTATAAAAAGAAGTATGGCAAGGAGATCACGAGCCGCAATGTGCTCGACTTCATGGTGAAAGATGAAACCAATCCGTCCAGCATTGCCTCCTGCTTGCGCGCTGCACGGGAAAACGCCCGGGCTGTGCGGGGTTCGCTGACCACAGAATACTGGGAAACCCAGAACCAGACCTGGCTGGAACTGCCGCGGCTGTTGAAGGGCAACGCTTTCGACCGCGACCCCAGCCAGTTTTTTGAATGGGTCAAATTCCGCTCGCACCTGTCGAGAGGGGTCGCCATCGGCACCATGCTGCGCGACGAGTTGTACAACTTTTACCGCATGGGCACCTTTCTGGAGCGGGCCGACAACACCGCACGTTTGCTGGATGTGAAATACCACGCTGCGTACAACGACAAGACCAGCGATGCCGGTTCGATGGACGAGGACTACGACTTCTATGAGTGGAGTGGCATTCTTCGCAGCGTGAGTGCTTTCGAGGTGTACCGCAAGGTCTACCGCGATGTGATCACGCCTGTGAAAGTGGCCGAACTGCTGGTCTTGCGCGCGGACATGCCGCGCAGCTTGCAAAACTGCATCAACGAGGTGGTCAACAACCTCAATGTGGTGGCCAATGACCTGTCGGGCGAAACGCTTCGCTATGCAGGCAAGTTGCGAGCCGATTTGCAGTTTGCGCGCATTGACGAAATTCTGGAGTTGGGCCTGCACGCCTTCCTGACCCAGTTCATGGACCGCGTCAATGGTTTGGGCATCCGCATCAGCAACGACTTCCTGGTACCCGCCTCCAACTGA